The Burkholderia mallei ATCC 23344 genome has a window encoding:
- a CDS encoding Dyp-type peroxidase, which yields MSDFQPGILAPIPAASRYLSFRISHPEHAASVLAALRDALDGVDTVIGLGPSLVQALDRKIDGLKEFPELSVPGAPVPSTPAALWVWLRADDLGAATVRSRDIERLVAPAFELDAAANAFRYADDRDLSGYEDGTENPEGDEALEVAFVSGKGAGLDGASFVAVQQWVHDFGKMREIPGDEMDRVIGRRKDDNEELEDAPAYAHVKRTEQESFKPEAKVLRRSSPWADERRAGLYFVAFGHSFRAFEVQMRRMIGATDGVHDGLFRFTQPITGSFFWCPPVKGGKLDLSALGL from the coding sequence ATGAGCGATTTTCAACCAGGCATTCTGGCTCCGATTCCGGCCGCGAGCCGCTACCTGTCTTTCCGGATCTCGCATCCGGAGCATGCGGCGAGCGTGCTCGCCGCGTTGCGCGACGCGCTCGACGGCGTTGACACGGTGATCGGCCTCGGGCCGTCGCTCGTGCAGGCGCTCGACAGGAAGATCGACGGGCTGAAGGAGTTTCCCGAGCTGTCGGTGCCGGGCGCGCCGGTGCCGTCGACTCCCGCGGCGCTGTGGGTCTGGCTGCGCGCCGACGATCTCGGCGCGGCCACCGTGCGCTCGCGCGACATCGAGCGGCTCGTCGCGCCCGCGTTCGAGCTCGATGCGGCGGCGAACGCGTTCCGTTACGCGGACGACCGCGACCTGTCCGGCTACGAGGACGGCACCGAGAACCCGGAGGGCGACGAGGCGCTCGAAGTCGCGTTCGTGTCCGGCAAGGGCGCGGGGCTCGACGGCGCGAGCTTCGTCGCGGTTCAGCAATGGGTGCACGACTTCGGCAAGATGCGCGAGATTCCGGGCGACGAAATGGACCGCGTCATCGGCCGCCGCAAGGACGACAACGAGGAACTCGAGGACGCGCCCGCCTACGCGCACGTGAAGCGCACCGAGCAGGAGAGCTTCAAGCCGGAGGCGAAGGTGCTGCGCCGCTCGTCGCCGTGGGCGGACGAGCGCCGCGCCGGTTTGTACTTCGTTGCGTTCGGCCATTCGTTCCGCGCGTTCGAGGTGCAGATGCGCCGGATGATCGGCGCGACCGACGGCGTGCACGACGGCCTGTTCCGCTTCACGCAGCCGATCACCGGCTCGTTCTTCTGGTGCCCGCCCGTCAAGGGCGGCAAGCTCGATCTGTCGGCGCTCGGGCTGTAA
- a CDS encoding DUF3472 domain-containing protein, which translates to MRRSELKFNCIAATILAAVAADATAAGACLNGSTIASTTRAPLVARQGSVFSSTLYDPAITSNNRTHNPVMLTVKVTNNGRPVAGCDVAWQPRGAGGASGWLFPASASTDANGIASAWWVAGSGAAQTAVASIRRFDGTTQGVAIGGSAQPHATRANSIHLNYEPASDWTAFRVDVTPEALAPTTYWEAIGWPGAYTGIQSIDGKQNGLVLFSVWDVNGKSPQIIAKGPGVDCTQFGGEGTGYKCAKRHAPVAGRTYRFMASIAPVAGQNQTDYSVWFTDTSTNARELIATLRYQKAVQSANYANSFVEDWATQGASCLGATQRAGQYGNVWALDRASAQWRTVKRASTSAVYTPDHNEVCSNYQFSVVNGRFRMSTGGHAVGQPLNLPNGPKSFPLTLP; encoded by the coding sequence ATGAGGAGGAGCGAATTGAAATTCAACTGCATCGCAGCAACCATCCTGGCCGCGGTCGCCGCCGACGCGACGGCGGCCGGCGCGTGCCTGAACGGCTCCACGATCGCCTCGACGACGCGTGCGCCGCTCGTCGCGCGACAGGGCTCGGTGTTCTCGTCGACGCTCTATGATCCGGCGATCACGTCGAACAATCGCACGCACAATCCCGTCATGCTGACGGTCAAGGTGACGAACAACGGGCGGCCGGTCGCCGGCTGCGACGTCGCCTGGCAGCCGCGCGGCGCGGGCGGCGCGTCGGGATGGCTCTTCCCGGCGAGCGCGTCGACCGACGCCAACGGGATCGCGTCCGCGTGGTGGGTCGCCGGCAGCGGCGCCGCGCAGACGGCGGTGGCGAGCATCCGCCGGTTCGACGGCACGACGCAGGGCGTCGCGATCGGCGGCTCGGCGCAGCCGCACGCGACGCGCGCGAATTCGATCCATCTGAACTACGAGCCGGCGAGCGACTGGACCGCGTTCAGGGTCGACGTGACGCCCGAAGCGCTCGCGCCGACCACCTATTGGGAGGCGATCGGCTGGCCGGGCGCGTACACCGGCATCCAGTCGATCGACGGCAAGCAGAACGGACTCGTGCTGTTCTCCGTGTGGGACGTGAACGGCAAGTCGCCTCAAATCATCGCGAAAGGGCCCGGCGTCGATTGCACGCAGTTCGGCGGCGAAGGCACCGGCTACAAGTGCGCCAAGCGCCATGCGCCCGTCGCGGGCCGCACCTACCGCTTCATGGCGTCGATCGCGCCGGTCGCAGGACAGAACCAGACCGACTATTCGGTCTGGTTCACCGACACCTCGACCAACGCGCGCGAGCTGATCGCGACGCTGCGCTACCAGAAGGCCGTCCAGTCGGCGAACTACGCGAACAGCTTCGTCGAGGATTGGGCGACGCAGGGCGCGTCGTGTCTCGGCGCGACGCAGCGCGCCGGGCAGTACGGCAACGTATGGGCGCTCGACAGGGCGTCCGCGCAGTGGCGCACGGTCAAGCGGGCATCGACCTCGGCCGTCTACACGCCGGATCACAACGAAGTCTGCTCGAACTATCAGTTCTCGGTGGTCAACGGCCGCTTCCGGATGAGCACGGGCGGCCATGCGGTCGGACAGCCGCTCAATCTGCCGAACGGGCCGAAGTCGTTTCCGCTGACGCTGCCCTGA
- a CDS encoding OsmC family protein: MPLIHATAEMAPDAPNYVVELEAGKHRLQGDENEHEGGGNVGPAPYELVLSGLAACTVATLRMYMQRKAWPAARLLARAELHVDREGAQYVRRTIVVDGALDGAQRTRLAEIAEKTPVTLFVKRGTRIETTLK, encoded by the coding sequence ATGCCGCTCATTCACGCCACCGCCGAAATGGCCCCCGATGCACCGAACTACGTCGTCGAACTCGAAGCCGGAAAGCACCGCCTGCAAGGCGACGAGAACGAGCACGAGGGCGGCGGCAACGTCGGCCCCGCGCCGTACGAGCTCGTGCTGTCGGGGCTCGCCGCGTGCACGGTCGCGACGCTGCGCATGTACATGCAGCGCAAGGCGTGGCCGGCCGCGCGGCTGCTCGCGCGCGCCGAGCTGCACGTCGATCGCGAGGGCGCGCAATACGTGCGGCGCACGATCGTCGTCGACGGCGCGCTCGACGGCGCGCAGCGCACGCGGCTCGCCGAAATCGCCGAGAAGACGCCGGTCACGCTGTTCGTCAAGCGCGGCACGCGGATCGAGACGACGCTGAAGTGA
- a CDS encoding LysR family transcriptional regulator: MQPDHRLDLNLFRVLDAVYVQGGISAAARALHLTQPAVTHALNRLRAHFGDPLFVRQGNKVVPTERTREVIADVQRHLKGLQDAARAQTRFSPGALDMSFVVGVRDVLESIALPQLVETLAREAPGVRLVSRRVPVADIGRELGSGNLDLAIERRVPAGPRIVAEHVADDTLVVAMRRDHALAGAPLRRADYFAAGHVTVSPLGEPHTLDVLLGADGRFRRIQLVCQHYFAACQIVASGDLLLTLPRSYALRMTRLLPLAAQPLPLRLKPYPILAYWHESRELDRAHQWFRQRVIEVVRAASPHPAGA, translated from the coding sequence ATGCAGCCAGACCACCGACTCGACCTGAACCTGTTCCGCGTACTCGACGCGGTCTACGTGCAAGGCGGCATCAGCGCCGCCGCCCGCGCGCTGCATCTGACGCAGCCTGCCGTCACCCATGCGCTGAACCGGCTGCGCGCGCATTTCGGCGATCCGCTCTTCGTGCGACAGGGCAACAAGGTCGTGCCGACCGAGCGCACGCGCGAGGTGATCGCCGACGTCCAGCGCCATCTGAAGGGGCTGCAGGATGCGGCGCGCGCGCAGACCCGCTTCAGCCCCGGCGCGCTCGACATGAGCTTCGTCGTCGGCGTGCGCGACGTGCTCGAATCGATCGCGCTGCCGCAGCTCGTCGAGACGCTCGCGCGCGAAGCGCCCGGCGTGCGGCTCGTGAGCCGCCGCGTGCCGGTTGCCGACATCGGGCGCGAGCTCGGCAGCGGCAATCTCGATCTCGCGATCGAGCGCCGCGTGCCCGCCGGGCCCCGAATCGTCGCCGAACACGTGGCGGACGACACGCTCGTCGTCGCGATGCGGCGCGACCATGCGCTCGCGGGCGCGCCGCTGCGCCGCGCCGACTACTTCGCCGCGGGACACGTGACGGTGTCGCCGCTCGGCGAGCCGCACACGCTCGACGTGCTGCTCGGCGCCGACGGGCGCTTCCGGCGGATCCAGCTCGTCTGCCAGCACTACTTCGCCGCGTGCCAGATCGTGGCGTCGGGCGATCTGCTGCTGACGCTGCCGCGCTCCTACGCGCTGCGGATGACGCGGCTCCTGCCGCTCGCGGCGCAGCCGTTGCCGCTGCGGCTCAAGCCGTATCCGATCCTCGCGTACTGGCACGAGTCGCGCGAGCTCGACCGCGCGCATCAGTGGTTCCGGCAACGCGTGATCGAAGTCGTGCGCGCCGCGTCGCCGCATCCCGCGGGCGCATAG
- a CDS encoding acyl-CoA dehydrogenase family protein, with translation MDFSPSARCRELSERIAAFMRDEIAPVEARYAEQLTGDADWRRWRQPDVMETLKAKARAAGLWNLFLPEAEHGGAGLSNAEYAPLAELMGHSFIAPEAFNCNAPDTGNMEVLARYGSPEQRRRWLEPLLAGEIRSAFCMTEPEVASSDATNMRATAKLEGDEIVLNGRKWWSTGIGHPLARVVIFMGLTDPQAEPHRRHTMVLCPLDAPGVRIERMLPVFNAYDEPSGHGEVSFTNVRLPASNVILGPGRGFEIAQGRLGPGRIHHCMRALGAAEKALTLLCARATARTAFGKPLVKLGGNGDVVANLRMAIEQARLLTLKAAWTIDTQGVKAALSLISQIKVVVPAVAQQAADAAIQIHGGAGLSNDFPLAALYAYARVLRIADGPDEVHRAVVAKLEVKRQLAAAEAA, from the coding sequence ATGGATTTCTCCCCCTCGGCCCGCTGCCGCGAATTGAGCGAGCGCATCGCGGCCTTCATGCGCGACGAGATCGCGCCCGTCGAGGCGCGCTACGCCGAGCAACTGACGGGCGACGCCGACTGGCGGCGCTGGCGGCAGCCCGACGTGATGGAAACGCTGAAGGCGAAGGCGCGCGCGGCCGGCCTCTGGAACCTGTTCCTGCCCGAGGCCGAGCACGGCGGCGCGGGGCTGTCGAACGCCGAGTACGCCCCGCTCGCCGAGCTGATGGGGCATTCGTTCATCGCGCCGGAGGCGTTCAACTGCAACGCGCCCGACACCGGCAACATGGAGGTGCTCGCGCGCTACGGCTCGCCCGAGCAGCGCCGCCGCTGGCTCGAGCCGCTGCTCGCGGGCGAGATCCGTTCGGCGTTCTGCATGACGGAGCCGGAGGTCGCTTCGTCGGACGCGACGAACATGCGCGCGACGGCCAAGCTCGAAGGCGACGAAATCGTGCTGAACGGCCGCAAGTGGTGGTCGACCGGCATCGGTCATCCGCTCGCGCGCGTCGTGATCTTCATGGGGCTCACCGATCCGCAGGCGGAACCGCATCGCCGGCACACGATGGTGCTGTGCCCGCTCGACGCGCCCGGCGTGCGGATCGAGCGGATGCTGCCGGTGTTCAACGCGTACGACGAGCCGTCGGGCCACGGCGAGGTCAGCTTCACGAACGTGCGGCTGCCGGCGTCGAACGTGATCCTCGGGCCGGGGCGCGGCTTCGAGATCGCGCAGGGCCGGCTCGGCCCGGGCCGCATTCACCACTGCATGCGCGCGCTCGGCGCGGCGGAGAAGGCGCTCACGCTGCTGTGCGCGCGCGCGACGGCGCGCACCGCGTTCGGCAAGCCGCTCGTCAAGCTCGGCGGCAACGGCGACGTCGTCGCGAACCTGCGCATGGCGATCGAGCAGGCGCGCCTGCTGACGCTGAAGGCCGCCTGGACGATCGACACGCAGGGCGTGAAGGCGGCGCTGTCGCTGATCTCGCAGATCAAGGTCGTCGTGCCCGCGGTCGCGCAGCAGGCGGCCGACGCGGCGATCCAGATCCACGGCGGCGCGGGCCTGTCCAACGATTTCCCGCTCGCCGCGCTCTACGCGTACGCGCGCGTGCTGCGCATCGCGGACGGGCCGGACGAGGTGCATCGCGCGGTCGTCGCGAAGCTCGAGGTGAAGCGGCAGCTCGCCGCGGCGGAGGCCGCATGA
- a CDS encoding phosphotransferase family protein has protein sequence MSVRLDDARDVRDEDRLDAAKLDAYLKPRIAGLSGEPRIRQFHGGASNLTYLIGYGDRELVLRRPPAGAKAGAAHDMLREAAVMAALGPDYRYVPAILARCDDPAVLGSEFYVMERIAGVILRRELPAELKLDRADVRKLCERFVDRLIELHAIDASRPEIAALGKGEGYVARQLSGWAQRWRNALTDGTNPCDDVLAWLERHRPAGERRICVIHNDFRFDNVVLDPADPLSIVGVLDWEMATLGDPLMDLGGSLAYWAQADDDPAFVAMRRQLTHADGMMTRRELVEYYGARTGLDVGGFVFYEVFGLFRLMVIAQQIYRRFVLGHTTNEQFAGLGAVVRYLGERCRRVIDAAGGAR, from the coding sequence ATGAGCGTGCGCCTCGACGATGCGCGCGACGTGCGCGACGAAGACCGGCTCGACGCGGCGAAGCTCGACGCGTACCTGAAGCCGCGCATTGCGGGGTTGAGCGGCGAGCCGCGCATCCGGCAGTTTCACGGCGGCGCGTCGAACCTGACCTATCTGATCGGCTATGGCGATCGCGAGCTGGTGCTCAGGCGCCCGCCGGCGGGCGCGAAGGCGGGCGCCGCGCACGACATGCTGCGCGAAGCGGCGGTGATGGCGGCGCTCGGGCCCGACTACCGTTACGTGCCGGCGATCCTCGCGCGCTGCGACGATCCCGCGGTGCTCGGCAGCGAGTTCTACGTGATGGAGCGCATCGCCGGCGTGATCCTGCGGCGCGAGCTGCCCGCCGAGCTGAAGCTCGATCGCGCGGACGTGCGCAAGCTGTGCGAGCGCTTCGTCGACCGGCTGATCGAGCTGCACGCGATCGACGCGTCGCGCCCGGAGATCGCGGCGCTCGGCAAGGGCGAAGGCTACGTCGCGCGGCAGTTGAGCGGCTGGGCGCAGCGCTGGCGCAACGCGCTCACCGACGGCACGAACCCGTGCGACGACGTGCTCGCGTGGCTCGAGCGCCATCGCCCGGCGGGCGAGCGGCGCATCTGCGTGATCCATAACGATTTTCGCTTCGACAACGTCGTGCTCGATCCGGCCGATCCGCTGTCGATCGTCGGCGTGCTCGACTGGGAGATGGCGACGCTCGGCGATCCGCTGATGGACCTCGGCGGCTCGCTCGCCTACTGGGCGCAGGCCGACGACGATCCCGCGTTCGTCGCGATGCGCCGCCAGCTGACGCACGCGGACGGGATGATGACGCGCCGCGAGCTCGTCGAATACTACGGCGCGCGCACGGGGCTCGACGTCGGCGGCTTCGTGTTCTACGAAGTGTTCGGCCTGTTCCGGCTGATGGTGATCGCGCAACAGATCTACCGGCGCTTCGTGCTCGGCCACACGACGAACGAGCAGTTCGCGGGCCTCGGCGCGGTCGTGCGCTATCTCGGCGAGCGTTGCCGGCGCGTGATCGACGCGGCCGGGGGCGCGCGATGA
- a CDS encoding histidine phosphatase family protein yields the protein MTELLLIRHAQASFDAADYDCLSPLGDEQSARLGAWMARGARRPALIATGTLRRHAQTADGCARAAGVDAPRLALAGLDELDADELIARHRPALASRDALLRAMAAEADPRRAFQTLFAAAVARWTGGAHDGEYGCAWPEFRARTLAAWDALAGQPAREIWAFTSGGPIGVIVAALFGVPAERSFELAWPLVNTSVTRIRIGRGGARVTTYNGWPHLDGERDERLVTHR from the coding sequence ATGACCGAGCTGTTGCTGATTCGCCATGCGCAGGCGAGCTTCGACGCGGCCGACTACGATTGCCTGTCGCCGCTCGGCGACGAGCAATCGGCGCGGCTCGGCGCGTGGATGGCGCGCGGCGCGCGGCGGCCCGCGCTGATCGCCACCGGCACGCTGCGCCGCCACGCGCAGACGGCCGACGGCTGCGCGCGCGCGGCGGGCGTCGATGCGCCCCGGCTCGCGCTCGCGGGCCTCGACGAGCTCGACGCGGACGAGTTGATCGCGCGGCATCGGCCGGCCCTCGCCTCGCGCGACGCGCTGCTGCGCGCGATGGCGGCCGAGGCCGACCCGCGCCGCGCGTTCCAGACGCTGTTCGCGGCGGCTGTGGCGCGCTGGACGGGCGGTGCGCACGACGGCGAGTACGGCTGCGCCTGGCCCGAATTCCGTGCGCGCACGCTTGCCGCGTGGGACGCGCTCGCGGGCCAGCCGGCGCGCGAGATCTGGGCGTTCACGTCGGGCGGGCCGATCGGCGTGATCGTCGCGGCGCTGTTCGGCGTGCCCGCCGAGCGCAGCTTCGAGCTCGCGTGGCCGCTCGTCAACACGAGCGTCACGCGGATCCGGATCGGCCGCGGCGGCGCGCGCGTGACGACGTACAACGGCTGGCCGCACCTCGACGGCGAGCGCGACGAACGGCTCGTCACGCACCGCTGA
- a CDS encoding SDR family oxidoreductase, which translates to MSAPNLFDLSGKIAVVTGGSRGIGAEVAKLLGAFGAHVVVTSRRLDDCRAIADEIVAAGGSAEAAACHIGELEQIDALYASLEGRHGRLDVLVNNAATNPYYGPIVDTDLGAFQKTVDVNIRGYFFMSSRGAKLMGKNGGGSIVNVASVNGVIPGYWQGIYSITKAAVISMTKAFAIECAASGVRCNALLPGLTDTKFASALTQTPEVLKQVLAHVPMRRAAQPTEMAGAVLYLASAASSYTTGTVLNVDGGYLSV; encoded by the coding sequence ATGAGCGCACCCAACCTGTTCGACCTGTCCGGCAAGATCGCCGTCGTCACCGGCGGCAGCCGCGGCATCGGCGCGGAAGTCGCGAAGCTGCTCGGCGCGTTCGGCGCGCATGTCGTCGTCACGAGCCGGCGCCTCGACGATTGCCGCGCGATCGCGGACGAGATCGTCGCGGCGGGCGGCTCGGCCGAGGCGGCCGCGTGCCATATCGGCGAGCTCGAGCAGATCGACGCGCTGTACGCGTCACTCGAAGGCCGGCATGGGCGGCTCGACGTGCTCGTCAACAACGCGGCGACCAATCCGTACTACGGGCCGATCGTCGATACGGATCTCGGCGCGTTCCAGAAGACCGTCGACGTGAACATCCGCGGCTACTTCTTCATGTCGAGCCGCGGCGCGAAGCTGATGGGCAAGAACGGCGGCGGATCGATCGTCAACGTCGCATCGGTGAACGGCGTGATTCCCGGCTACTGGCAGGGCATCTACTCGATCACGAAGGCGGCGGTGATCTCGATGACCAAGGCGTTCGCGATCGAATGCGCGGCAAGCGGCGTGCGCTGCAACGCGCTGCTGCCGGGGCTGACCGACACGAAATTCGCGTCGGCGCTCACGCAGACGCCCGAGGTGCTGAAGCAGGTGCTCGCGCACGTGCCGATGCGGCGCGCCGCGCAGCCGACGGAGATGGCGGGCGCGGTGCTGTATCTGGCGTCGGCGGCGTCGAGCTATACGACGGGGACGGTGCTGAACGTCGACGGCGGGTATTTGTCGGTTTGA
- a CDS encoding SDR family oxidoreductase: MTKTKHLAPRLAGKRAFITGAAGGLGRAIARRMAEQGAQVFLTDIVDAAVLEAFAAELNDTAGERIAWAAVQDVADEAQWASRLSQAADAMGGLSVLVHNAGVGSFGAIGQIARDEWRRVMAINVESIVLGTKHALPYLEAGAPASIVNISSVAAFKQEPDYTAYNASKAAVASLTKSIAVDCARRQTEVRCNSIHPSFIMTGIVAPIVRLVGEKEAARKLARGVPMRRLGEPDDVAHAAVYLASDESRYVTGAELVIDGGMCAV; this comes from the coding sequence ATGACGAAGACGAAGCATTTGGCGCCGCGCCTGGCCGGCAAGCGCGCGTTCATCACCGGCGCTGCGGGCGGCCTCGGGCGCGCGATCGCGCGCCGGATGGCCGAGCAGGGCGCGCAGGTGTTCTTGACCGACATCGTCGACGCGGCCGTGCTCGAGGCGTTCGCGGCCGAGCTCAACGATACGGCCGGCGAGCGCATTGCGTGGGCGGCCGTGCAGGACGTCGCCGACGAAGCGCAGTGGGCGTCGCGCCTTTCGCAGGCGGCAGACGCGATGGGCGGGCTGTCGGTGCTCGTGCACAACGCGGGCGTCGGCTCGTTCGGCGCGATCGGGCAGATCGCGCGCGACGAGTGGCGGCGCGTGATGGCGATCAACGTCGAGAGCATCGTGCTCGGCACGAAGCATGCGCTGCCGTATCTGGAGGCGGGCGCGCCCGCGTCGATCGTCAATATCTCGTCGGTCGCCGCGTTCAAGCAGGAGCCCGACTACACCGCGTACAACGCGTCGAAGGCGGCGGTCGCGTCGCTCACGAAGTCGATCGCGGTGGATTGCGCGCGCCGGCAGACGGAGGTGCGCTGCAACTCGATCCATCCGTCGTTCATCATGACGGGCATCGTCGCGCCGATCGTCCGGCTGGTCGGCGAGAAGGAAGCCGCGCGCAAGCTCGCGCGCGGCGTGCCGATGCGCCGGCTCGGCGAGCCCGACGACGTCGCGCATGCGGCCGTCTATCTCGCGTCCGACGAGAGCCGCTACGTGACGGGCGCGGAGCTCGTGATCGACGGCGGGATGTGCGCGGTCTGA
- a CDS encoding NADP-dependent oxidoreductase produces MRGLTSRVRRRRHFRAPPAKLEKSRRCDCIVADRGSRIADRGSRIAPRASCLAPRASRLAPRASRLAPRASRLAPRASRLAPRASRLAPRASRLAPRASRLAPRASRECDRGALAAFADAGACRPFPFLPKVMPMSTPVNRQLRLKARPDGRVGHEHFTLAEAPLPPLGPGEMLVRVLYLSMDPTNRVWMSDIPQYLPPVAIGDVMRALGIGRVVASNAPGFAEGDLVQGLVGWQDYAHVRADEIAQYTKLPAALGLPLPRLLGACGMSGLTAYYGLTEIAPVQPGETLVVSAAAGSVGSVAGQIGKIHGARVVGIAGGADKCRYLTDELGFDAAVDYKSDDWKRALKDATPDGVHVSFENVGGEIMRAVLSRMAIGGRVALCGVIANYNNGRPADDVSVLIAKRLTMRGFLILDYRKSREAIATLAGWLRDGRLKAEETVADGLTNAPDVLNRLFDGSHRGKLVLRVDPQA; encoded by the coding sequence GTGCGCGGTCTGACGTCGCGCGTGCGTCGGCGGCGGCATTTTCGCGCGCCGCCGGCGAAACTTGAAAAATCGCGGCGGTGTGATTGCATCGTTGCGGATCGCGGATCGCGGATCGCGGATCGCGGATCGCGGATCGCGCCTCGTGCCTCGTGCCTCGCGCCTCGCGCCTCGCGCCTCGCGCCTCGTGCCTCGCGCCTCGCGCCTCGCGCCTCGCGCCTCGCGCCTCGCGCCTCGCGCCTCGCGCCTCGCGCCTCGCGCCTCGCGCCTCGCGCCTCGCGCCTCGCGCCTCGCGCCTCGCGCCTCGCGCCTCGCGCCTCGCGCGAATGCGACCGCGGCGCACTCGCGGCGTTCGCCGATGCGGGCGCATGCCGTCCGTTTCCATTTCTCCCGAAGGTGATGCCCATGTCCACACCCGTCAATCGACAACTGCGCCTGAAGGCGCGCCCCGACGGACGCGTCGGTCACGAGCACTTCACGCTCGCCGAAGCGCCGCTGCCCCCGCTCGGGCCGGGCGAGATGCTCGTGCGCGTGCTGTATCTGTCGATGGATCCCACCAATCGCGTCTGGATGAGCGACATCCCGCAATATCTGCCGCCGGTGGCGATCGGCGACGTGATGCGCGCGCTCGGGATCGGCCGCGTCGTCGCGTCGAACGCGCCGGGGTTCGCCGAGGGCGATCTCGTGCAGGGGCTCGTCGGCTGGCAGGACTACGCGCACGTGCGCGCCGACGAAATCGCGCAGTACACGAAGCTGCCCGCCGCGCTCGGCCTGCCGCTGCCGCGCCTGCTCGGCGCATGCGGGATGAGCGGGCTCACCGCGTACTACGGGCTCACCGAGATCGCGCCGGTGCAGCCGGGCGAGACGCTCGTCGTGTCGGCGGCCGCGGGCTCGGTGGGCTCCGTCGCCGGGCAGATCGGCAAGATTCACGGCGCGCGCGTTGTCGGCATCGCGGGCGGCGCGGACAAGTGCCGCTACCTGACCGACGAACTCGGCTTCGACGCGGCCGTCGACTACAAGTCCGACGACTGGAAGCGCGCGCTGAAGGACGCGACGCCCGACGGCGTGCACGTGAGCTTCGAGAACGTCGGCGGCGAGATCATGCGCGCGGTGCTGTCGCGGATGGCGATCGGCGGACGCGTCGCGCTGTGCGGCGTGATCGCGAACTACAACAACGGGCGGCCCGCCGATGACGTCAGCGTGTTGATCGCGAAGCGGCTGACGATGCGCGGCTTCCTGATTCTCGATTACCGGAAGAGCCGCGAGGCGATCGCGACGCTCGCCGGCTGGCTGCGCGACGGCCGGCTGAAGGCGGAGGAAACCGTCGCCGACGGGCTGACCAACGCGCCCGACGTGCTGAATCGCCTGTTTGACGGCAGCCATCGCGGCAAGCTCGTGCTGCGGGTCGATCCGCAAGCTTGA
- a CDS encoding MFS transporter, whose product MHPLRSILPLALFTAVGLLATDLYLPAVPSLPQQLGGSIESAQATLAAFSAALAVSQLVWGAAADRFGHRRTLAFAVLLQLVAGAACALAPSMGALIGARLAQGFGVGAAMVIVPALVRQSFGDGGAVRALAWLGIVESAVPGLAPLVGAALLVVADWRTSFWIIVALSAIAAPLVFRVIPTARAMRACAPANVGAHAGGYRRLLRSPVYLGYALGHALCFAALLAFVASAPQVVEIWLGAGPSTFSLMQACGVAAFMLSAARSGKWSDALGLDRIIALGALLQFAASAAFLLLAYADWRSTPLVVASWMLFCGSLGLRGPASMARALAAEPAVAGRAAGLLMFFGLGGAALATQAVAPFLRLGLAPVAWMCAGFTLASGAVVLWGIAIRGRHRAAATEIA is encoded by the coding sequence ATGCATCCGCTCCGATCGATTCTCCCGTTGGCCCTGTTCACCGCCGTCGGGCTGCTCGCCACCGACCTCTATCTCCCCGCCGTGCCGTCGTTGCCGCAGCAGCTCGGCGGCTCCATCGAAAGCGCGCAGGCGACGCTCGCCGCGTTCTCGGCCGCGCTCGCCGTGTCGCAGCTCGTCTGGGGCGCGGCCGCCGACCGCTTCGGGCACCGCCGCACGCTCGCGTTCGCGGTGCTGCTGCAACTCGTCGCGGGCGCCGCGTGCGCGCTCGCGCCTTCGATGGGCGCGCTGATCGGCGCGCGCCTCGCGCAGGGCTTCGGCGTCGGCGCGGCGATGGTCATCGTCCCCGCGCTCGTGCGACAGTCGTTCGGCGACGGCGGCGCGGTCCGCGCGCTCGCATGGCTCGGCATCGTCGAAAGCGCGGTGCCCGGACTCGCGCCCCTCGTCGGCGCGGCGCTGCTCGTCGTGGCCGACTGGCGAACGAGCTTCTGGATCATCGTCGCGTTGTCCGCCATCGCGGCGCCGCTCGTGTTCCGCGTGATTCCGACGGCTCGCGCAATGCGCGCGTGTGCGCCGGCGAACGTCGGCGCACACGCGGGCGGCTATCGGCGGCTGCTGCGCTCGCCCGTCTATCTCGGCTACGCGCTCGGCCACGCGCTCTGCTTCGCCGCGCTGCTCGCGTTCGTCGCGAGCGCGCCGCAAGTCGTCGAGATCTGGCTCGGCGCGGGGCCGTCGACGTTCAGCCTGATGCAGGCGTGCGGGGTCGCCGCGTTCATGCTGAGCGCCGCGCGCAGCGGCAAATGGTCCGACGCGCTCGGCCTCGACCGGATCATCGCACTCGGCGCGCTGCTGCAGTTCGCGGCGTCGGCCGCGTTCCTGCTGCTCGCGTATGCCGATTGGCGCTCGACGCCGCTCGTCGTCGCATCGTGGATGCTGTTCTGCGGCTCGCTCGGCCTGCGCGGGCCGGCGTCGATGGCGCGCGCGCTCGCGGCCGAGCCCGCCGTCGCGGGACGCGCGGCCGGGCTGCTGATGTTCTTCGGGCTCGGCGGCGCGGCGCTCGCGACACAGGCCGTCGCGCCGTTCCTGCGGCTGGGGCTCGCGCCCGTCGCGTGGATGTGCGCGGGCTTCACGCTCGCGAGCGGCGCGGTCGTGCTGTGGGGCATCGCGATACGCGGCCGACATCGCGCGGCGGCCACGGAAATCGCGTGA